In Elephas maximus indicus isolate mEleMax1 chromosome 7, mEleMax1 primary haplotype, whole genome shotgun sequence, the following proteins share a genomic window:
- the CCDC88B gene encoding coiled-coil domain-containing protein 88B isoform X2, translating into MLGFDPLSEEAVEELEGVLRLMLGASVQCEHRELFIRHIQSLSLEVQSELAATIQEVTQPGAGMVLALTGPEPGELTPSELEVLSWSLMGTLSRLARERDLGAQRLAELLLEREPAPLPPEAPIKAPLEGPSHHLALQLANTKAQLRRLRQELEEKAELLLDSQAEVQGLEAEIRRLRQEAQALSGQAKRAELYREEAEALRERAGRLPRLQEELRRCRERLQAAEACKGQLEEERALSGTLEASKALLEGQLEAARERCARLHESQRENLLLRTRLGEAHAELDSLRHQVDQLSEENVELELELQRSLEPPPGSPGEASLPGAAPSLHEEVREAEAGRLRTLELENQELRNLLQVLQGHPRRQPPLLEEESEDSIVPEPAAAPLPPLAEDQGPQGLVPQVVDEGPQALGLTPGTSDTALQGSDECPQASESGPQAMEEPLQEAAVAPQTSDSTSQELGPAVETQESLEKAGHEAPLQTHASGLAPSQSPEIKIQAQLLLGGETGDREDSQGQSVSEAQCLRQEGPGLNPGLLDLSLSAHLGEQGTPEQGLDLSNVQTEVRDHEQRLEGMAGEPAQQHPQQRLEVAPETQAYERLIPGEMLASGVPEQRTLSEEVAQLRREAQALRAELEAQTRRLEARGTEAARLSEELAQARRAEAEAHQEAEAHAQEQARLREAVETAGRELEAAAKEREALAEALAAAGRERRQWEREGPRLRARAEEAEERLQALERKGDQHQEEAERERQEKQALREELEKAVVRGQELGARLECLQRELEQAALERQEWLREQECQNQRYQGLEQRLEAELQVAAASKEEALLELKARAQHLEEELFQLRQGPEGLGPEDQAGPQTLETQSRRLIEVERSNAALAAEKAALRGQLQHLEGQLGSMQGRAQELLLQSQRAQEHSSRLQAEKAMLERQGQELHKRLGVLEEEVQAARQSQEETRRQQQALLRDHEALAQLQRRQEAELEGLLARHRDLKANMRALELAHRELQGRHEQLQAQRANLEAQEVALLAERERLMQDGHRQRGLEEELRRLQSEHDRAQLLLAEVSRERGELQGERGELRGRLARLELERAQLEAQSQRLRESNQQLDLNACRLTTQCELLTQLRSAQEEENRQLLAEVQALSRENRGLLERSLESRDHLHREQREYLDQLNALRREKQKLVEKIMDQYRVLEPGPLPRTKKGSWLADKVKRLMRPRREGGPHGGPRLGADRAGSTESLGGPPETELPEGREADGTGLPSPAPMRRAQSSLCLRDETLAGGQRRKLSSRFPVGRSSESFSPGDTPRQRFRQRRPGPLGAPNSSGKGSGVGWDGSVETLAEHEADVSREGLEVQEQEKRLLTPSLSQ; encoded by the exons ATGTTGGGGTTTGACCCCCTCTCAG AGGAGGCGGTGGAGGAGCTGGAAGGAGTTCTGCGGCTGATGCTAGGGGCCTCAGTGCAG TGTGAGCACCGGGAACTCTTCATCCGACACATCCAGAGCCTCAGTCTTGAGGTCCAGAGCGAGCTGGCCGCCACCATCCAGGAG GTGACCCAACCCGGAGCGGGCATGGTGTTGGCGCTGACTGGGCCTGAGCCTGGGGAGCTGACACCCTCTGAGCTAGAGGTGCTGTCCTGGAGCCTGATGGGGACACTGTCCAGGCTAGCACGGGAGCGAGACTTGGGTGCCCAG CGGCTAGCTGAACTGCTGCTGGAGAGGGAGCCGGCCCCTCTCCCGCCTGAGGCTCCCATCAAGGCTCCCCTGGAGGGCCCCTCGCACCACCTGGCCCTGCAGCTGGCCAACACTAAGGCCCAGCTTCGGCGCCTGCGGCAGGAGCT ggaggagaaggCTGAATTGCTGCTGGACTCCCAGGCGGAGGTGCAGGGCTTGGAGGCTGAAATTCGAAGGCTCCGGCAGGAG GCTCAGGCGCTGTCGGGGCAGGCCAAGCGGGCGGAGCTATACCGCGAGGAGGCCGAAGCGCTGCGGGAGCGGGCCGGCCGCCTACCCCGCCTGCAGGAGGAGCTGCGGCGCTGCCGGGAACGGCTGCAAGCGGCCGAAGCTTGCAAAGGCCAGTTGGAG GAGGAGCGGGCGCTCTCAGGAACTCTGGAGGCCTCGAAGGCGCTGCTGGAGGGACAGCTGGAGGCCGCTCGCGAGCGCTGTGCCCGACTGCACGAGAGCCAGCGCGAGAACCTGCTGCTGCGGACCCGGCTGGGCGAGGCCCATGCG gagcTGGACTCTCTTAGGCATCAGGTGGACCAACTGTCAGAGGAGAATGTGGAGCTGGAGCTGGAACTTCAGCGCAGCCTGGAGCCACCCCCGGGCTCTCCTGGGGAGG CATCCCTGCCAGGAGCGGCCCCCTCGCTGCATGAGGAGGTGAGGGAGGCCGAGGCTGGGCGGCTGCGGACCCTCGAGCTGGAGAATCAAGAGCTTCGAAACCTGCTTCAGGTGCTGCAGGGGCACCCAAGGCGACAG CCCCCCCTGCTGGAGGAGGAGAGTGAGGATTCCATAGTTCCAGAGCCGGCTGCAGCTCCTCTGCCACCCCTGGCAGAAGACCAGGGCCCCCAGGGTTTGGTCCCCCAGGTGGTAGATGAAGGCCCCCAAGCTTTGGGCCTGACTCCTGGAACATCAGATACAGCGCTCCAGGGGTCAGATGAGTGTCCCCAGGCATCTGAGTCAGGCCCGCAGGCGATGGAGGAGCCCCTCCAGGAAGCAGCCGTGGCCCCCCAGACCTCAGACTCGACCTCTCAAGAGTTAGGCCCTGCTGTGGAGACACAAGAGTCCCTTGAGAAGGCTGGCCATGAAGCCCCTCTCCAGACCCATGCCTCTGGTTTGGCTCCATCTCAGAGTCCAGAGATCAAAATTCAGGCCCAGCTGTTGCTGGGAGGAGAGACTGGGGACAGAGAGGATTCCCAAGGGCAGTCAGTGTCTGAGGCTCAGTGTCTGAGACAGGAGGGCCCTGGGCTCAACCCAGGACTCTTGGACCTCAGCCTCAGTGCACATCTGGGGGAGCAGGGGACCCCAGAGCAAGGCCTGGACCTGTCCAATGTGCAGACAGAGGTCAGAGACCATGAACAGAGGCTGGAGGGGATGGCTGGGGAGCCAGCCCAGCAACACCCACAGCAGAGGTTGGAAGTGGCTCCTGAGACGCAAGCCTACGAGAGGCTGATCCCGGGGGAGATGCTGGCCAGTGGTGTACCAGAGCAGAGGACTCTGAGTGAGGAGGTGGCCCAGCTGAGGAGAGAGGCCCAGGCTCTCAGAGCTGAGCTGGAGGCCCAGACCAGAAGGCTGGAGGCCCGAGGCACAGAGGCCGCCCGCCTCTCTGAGGAGCTGGCTCAGGCTCGCAGGGCAGAGGCGGAAGCCCACCAGGAGGCAGAGGCCCATGCCCAGGAGCAGGCCCGGCTTCGTGAGGCAGTGGAGACAGCTGGCCGGGAGCTGGAGGCTGCGGCGAAGGAGAGGGAGGCACTGGCCGAGGCACTGGCGGCAGCAGGCCGAGAGCGGAGACAGTGGGAGCGAGAGGGCCCCCGGCTGCGGGCCCGGGCTGAGGAGGCTGAGGAACGGCTTCAGGCACTGGAGAGGAAGGGCGACCAGCACCAGGAGGAGGCAGAGAGGGAACGACAGGAGAAGCAGGCCCTCAGGGAG GAGCTAGAGAAGGCTGTGGTACGGGGCCAGGAGCTGGGGGCCCGGCTGGAGTGTCTGCAGCGGGAGCTGGAACAGGCGGCTCTGGAGCGGCAGGAGTGGCTGCGGGAACAGGAGTGCCAGAACCAGAG GTACCAGGGCCTGGAGCAGCGGCTAGAAGCGGAGCTGCAGGTGGCGGCCGCCAGCAAGGAGGAAGCGCTGTTGGAGCTCAAGGCCAGGGCCCAGCACCTGGAAGAGGAGCTGTTCCAG CTTCGCCAGGGCCCTGAGGGGCTGGGGCCGGAGGACCAGGCTGGGCCTCAGACCCTGGAGACCCAGAGTAGGCGGCTCATCGAGGTGGAACGCAGC AATGCCGCGCTGGCAGCCGAGAAGGCAGCTCTGCGGGGGCAGCTGCAGCACCTGGAGGGCCAGCTGGGGAGCATGCAGGGGCGGGCCCAGGAGCTGCTGCTGCAGAGCCAGCGGGCACAGGAGCACAGCAGCCGCCTGCAG GCTGAGAAGGCCATGTTGGAGCGGCAGGGCCAGGAGCTGCACAAGAGGCTGGGGGTGCTGGAGGAGGAGGTACAGGCGGCTCGGCAGTCCCAGGAGGAGACCCGCAGGCAGCAGCAGGCCCTGCTGCGGGACCACGAGGCCCTGGCCCAGCTGCAACGGCGGCAGGAGGCTGAGTTGGAGGGGCTGCTGGCCCGGCACCGCGACCTCAAGGCCAACATGCGGGCGCTGGAGCTGGCGCACCGTGAGCTGCAGGGCCG GCATGAGCAGCTGCAGGCCCAGCGGGCCAACCTGGAGGCTCAGGAGGTGGCCCTGCTGGCGGAGCGCGAGCGTCTGATGCAGGATGGGCATCGGCAGCGGGGGCTGGAGGAGGAGCTGCGGCGGCTGCAGAGTGAGCACGACAG agctcagctgctgctgGCAGAGGTGTCCCGGGAGCGAGGGGAGCTGCAGGGTGAACGCGGGGAGCTTCGGGGCCGCCTCGCGCGGCTGGAGCTGGAGCGGGCACAGCTGGAGGCACAGAGCCAGCGACTTCGTGAGTCCAACCAGCAGCTGGATCTGAACGCCTGCCGGCTGACCACGCAGTGTGAG CTGCTGACACAGCTGCGAAGTGCCCAGGAGGAGGAGAATCGGCAGCTGCTGGCAGAGGTGCAGGCCCTGAGCCGGGAGAACCGGGGGCTTCTAGAGCGCAGCCTGGAGAGTCGGGACCACCTGCACCGGGAGCAGCGGGAGTACCT GGACCAGCTGAACGCCTTGCGCAGAGAGAAGCAGAAGCTGGTGGAGAAGATCATGGACCAGTACCGCGTGCTGGAGCCTGGGCCCCTGCCCCGGACTAA GAAGGGCAGCTGGCTGGCAGACAAGGTGAAGAGGCTGATGCGGCCCCGGCGGGAGGGGGGCCCCCATGGGGGGCCACGCCTGGGGGCCGATAGGGCTGGCAGCACCGAGAGCCTGGGGGGCCCCCCGGAGACGGAGCTCCCCGAGGGCAGGGAGGCAGATGGGACAG GGCTCCCCTCACCAGCACCCATGCGCCGGGCCCAGAGCTCCCTGTGCCTACGGGATGAGACCCTGGCAGGTGGGCAGCGGCGGAAACTCAGCTCACGGTTCCCTGTGGGGCGAAGCTCTGAGTCATTCAGCCCTGGGGACACCCCACGGCAACGATTCCGCCAGCGCCGCCCAGGCCCCCTGGGGGCACCCAACTCCTCTGGCAAAG GATCTGGTGTGGGATGGGACGGCTCCGTCGAGACCCTGGCGGAACATGAAGCAGATGTCAGCCGAGAGG GCCTCGAGGTGCAGGAACAGGAGAAACGTCTCCTCACCCCTTCCCTCAGCCAGTGA